In Acidimicrobiales bacterium, one DNA window encodes the following:
- a CDS encoding nitroreductase family protein, translating to MGDVRTPREAALNPESHFAALMRRRRMTRAYLPDPIARPLLDQLLDTARRVPSAGNSQGFDFLVLDTPEAVELYWSTTFSPEGRERFRWQGLFQAPVLVVVYANADAYVSRYSEPDKARTGLGAGADAWSTPYWLVDASMAALALQLAALDAGLGVLFFGLFDHATAIAEAFGVPAGRQAVGTIAIGHPAPSQDESGRSSRRAKRPLDEIVHRGRW from the coding sequence GTGGGCGATGTCCGAACTCCTCGAGAAGCAGCTCTGAACCCCGAGTCGCACTTCGCCGCCCTGATGCGGCGCAGGCGCATGACCCGGGCCTACCTGCCCGACCCGATCGCACGGCCGCTGCTCGACCAGCTGCTGGACACCGCCAGGCGGGTGCCCTCTGCCGGTAACTCGCAGGGTTTCGACTTCCTGGTACTGGACACCCCAGAGGCCGTCGAACTGTATTGGTCTACGACGTTCTCGCCGGAGGGCCGTGAACGGTTTCGGTGGCAGGGCCTGTTTCAAGCCCCGGTACTGGTGGTCGTATACGCGAACGCGGACGCTTATGTCAGCCGCTACTCCGAGCCCGACAAGGCCCGCACTGGCCTTGGGGCCGGCGCCGATGCATGGAGCACGCCCTATTGGCTGGTCGACGCGTCGATGGCGGCGCTGGCGCTGCAGCTAGCCGCCCTGGATGCGGGCCTGGGGGTGTTGTTCTTCGGCCTGTTCGACCATGCCACCGCAATCGCCGAGGCATTTGGCGTGCCCGCAGGGCGCCAGGCCGTGGGCACCATCGCCATCGGCCACCCGGCGCCGTCACAAGACGAATCCGGGCGCTCCAGCCGGCGCGCCAAACGGCCGCTGGACGAAATCGTTCATCGAGGCCGCTGGTAG